The Aeoliella mucimassa genome includes the window CGCTGGTGGGAGCGATGGCTGTACGGCGAGCGGTTTCGTGAGACCGAAAAACTGCTGGTCTAGTCCACCGATTTTGCCGCAATTTTTCGCCGCCACACGCGGCCTCTATCTTGCCCAGATCGCAGGCAATAAGCAGAATAGCGAAGTCCCCAAGGCGGGCGGGATTTTGCTTGTGGGCAAGCAACCACCTGGCGACCTTGGCTGGCGATGTCGGCAGGCCAGTCGGTTGCGGTGTCCTGGTTCCTGCTTTTCAAGATCATTTGGTTGTGAGCTGCACTCATGGAAGCCTTGCTGACCGTCGTCCTGGCACATGCTGACACGCAAGTACGCGAGCAATTAACGAACATCCTGACGAGCTTTGGGCACAAGCTGCACGCGGTTTGCGAAACCACGAGCGAACTGCTGGCCGCTTGTTATCCCAAGCCTCCGCAGATGATTGTCACTGGCATCATGCTGAAGGATGGCCACTCGATCGATACGTTGCTGTCGATCAGCGAGATCGAACCGACTCCGGCCGTGGTGGTGACCGATCGCGATTCGCTGGCGGATGCCGAGCAGGCACTCAAGGATCACGTGATGGCTTACCTGGTGGAGCCAGTGACCGAGGAAGACATCAAGCCGACCATCTTCCTCGCTCGCCAGCGCTTTCGGCAGTTCGAAGAACTGCGGGCGGAGAACAAGGACCTGCGTCAGGCGCTGGCCGACCGTAAGGTAGTGGAGCGGGCGAAGGGCATCTTAATGGCATCGCAGAACCTGAGCGAAGACGAGGCGTATCGCAGTTTGCAGAAGCTCGCCCAATCGAAACGCAAACGGCTGGTCGAAGTGGCCGATGCCATTCTCACCGCAGCCGAACTCGATGCAGTGTAAAACTACGATCACTGCATTTGGTGAGTGAGTAAACATTGTCGCTTCGGGTGACCGAATGCAACGTGGTTTGCGATTCTCTAAATTGCGTTTAGTGCTATCGAACAAGATAAAAAACTTGTTTCACTTGGTTGTCGCCAATGCCAGGCTCCCTATAGTACTTGCAGAGCCGCAACGATTGGCGGCTACTAATGATGCAACACCGACGACCATGGCGTGTCGTTTTAACCTTGCATCACCGGCCTACGACAGCCCGGCTTTGGACAAAATCCGATGCCGGGCTTTTTCGTAACTGGACGCGAAGGTTGCGCTCGTTATTTGCAACAATATTCGTATCCCTAACAAAGGAGGTTCCGATGAATTGGGATCAAGTAGAAGGCAAATGGAAGCAAGCAAGTGGTGCTGCAAAAGAGAAGTGGGGAAAACTCACCGACGACGATTTGCAGCAGATTGATGGCAAACGCGATCAGCTTGTCGGCAAAGTACAGGAACGCTACGGCATCGCCCGCGAAGAAGCGGACAAGCAAGTCGAAGAGTTCACTGGCACCTGCCAGACCACCTGCTGCAGCTAGTTCACACGAGCTAGTTCATCCATCCCCCCAGACACAAATGTTTGGGAAGACGTTTCGCACGGAACGTATGCGACGTATTGAAGAAAAAAACCGAAAGGACAGAGTGATGCGTATTCTATCCCTTACTACCGCTTTGATTACTTCTGGCGCTATCTCGCTTACCTCGCTGTCGCCCGCCATGGCGCAGGACGGTAACGCTCAGCAACGCCAGGCACGACGAGCCACCGTGTCGTCTGCCAAGCTGGATGAAACCACGCGAGGCAACACGGTAAGAGCCAGCCATCTAATCGGCATGAACATCGTCAATCGCGAAGGCGAAGACATCGCCCAGATTAACGATCTGGTACTCGACGCCAAGACCGGCCGCATCAATTATGTGGCCGTCCAGTACGGCGGTTTCCTGGGAATGGGCGACAAGTTGTTCGCCGTACCTTACGATGCACTCCATGTTCGTCATAACCCGAATGCCGACGCGAGTAACCACGACGCTCAGCCGGTACTGATGCTGAACGTTACCGAGCGACAGCTCGAAGGTGCTGAAGGCTTTGACCAGGATCAGTGGCCCGACTTTTCGGACCGTGATTACACCGGTAGCTTGCAAAAGCGTTATGGCGTAGGAAAAGACCGCGCCGATCGCAATCGCGATCGTGACCGCGATGGTGGTGTAAACGTCGATATTGGCCGTCGTGGCATCAATGTCGATGTTGGTGACGAATAATCCACCTCACCTCGACAACGATCTACGTCGCAACGTGTGGCAGCGTTGGTCGCAGTCTCCCCACGATTGCGATCACGCGGCCACACGAAAGCGACGCAGCGAGTAACCAGCGATCTCGCCGATGGATTGCTCTCAGGGGGTAAAACAATCGGTGGTAGATGCGACGTACTTCGCTAGTTCGCAATGCAAGGGATGTTCGCGCTCGGCTTTCTAAACCTTCCAGACTTTAGCGAGTTTGAGCGCGACGCCCCATGCGACTGGCACTAAATAAAGGAGACTTACCATGCTTGGTTGGGCACTCACTTTCTTTTTGATTGCATTGGTTGCTGGTGTTCTCGGCTTCGGTGTTGTGGCCGGAACGGCAGCCTGGATTGCGAAAGTTTGCTTCGTGCTATTCCTGGTGCTGTTTGTCGTCAGCCTGGTGGCTGGTCGACGTCCGACCGCAATATGACGAAGAAGGAAGCGAATTTCACATTCGCCGAATCTTTCTGGGACAATCAAAGACACGCGATCCTACGGGTCGCGTGTCTTTTTTTATGCGCCAAAGGTTACAGATCCAGACTGTAGAAGAGTTCGACCAATTCTTGATCGGTCGGAAGTTCTTGCACGTCGGTCGTCGATACTAGCTGGCGGTGTCGACGAGCTTCGTCCAGGTTGCCTAGCTCCGAGTAGGCAATCGCCAAGGCGACGTTGGCAAACGTCCGCACATTCTTTTGATTGCGGGGAGCGTTGGCCAGTTCCTCGAGCGGTTCGAGCGCCTCGCGATACTGACCTTCGTGCAGATAATGGCGGGCGAGTCCCTGCTTGGCCAGGTTCACCTCGGCGATGTTCGCGTCGGGATGATCGATGGCCGCTTGCCACCCGGCCGGGGTGTCGATCATGCGGGCGTGGAACAATTGTTGGATCGCTGAATCGTGATTCAGTACGTCGGGCTCGCTGTCGGCCAGTACGTAGGGACGTCGCAACAGGAACGCGAGGGCCGCGCCGGCCAGGGCCGCGACCACAATCAAGCGAATGATGCGTCGGCGTTCGAAGTTCGGCAGTTGCAGCGCGCGGGTGCCGCGCATCAGCTGATCGAGTTCGCTGGTCGCTTCGATCTGCGACGACGACAGCGTGGCCAGGTCGCTGGCCGACCAATTCTCGGGGCCTTCGGCCCAGCCTTCGTCGGAAGCTTGCTTGGCAAGCGATCGCAGCGCGTGCAGGAGTTCGAGTGGGGTGGTATAGCGGTCGTCGGGCTTCTTGGCCATCATGCGTTCGACGAGCGCGACCAACGCCGGCGGGGTGGCTGGAGCGTGGGTGGTGATCGGCAACGGCTGCTTGTTCACGTGCTGCACGGCCACCGACAGCGGGGTTTCGCCCTGGAACGGCGGCTCGCCTGCCAGCATGTGATACGCGGTAACGCCGAGCGAGTAGATGTCGCTCCGGCTGTCGACCGGGCGGCCTTCGATTTGCTCGGGGCTCATGTAGAGCGGGGTCCCCATGGTGACCCCCGCTTGGGTGCGATTGTTCGCGCTGTCGGTCGTTACGCGGGCGAGTCCGAAGTCGGCGACTTTCACCTCGCCGGTGCGGGAGAGCATGATGTTCTCGGGCTTCACGTCGCGGTGCACGATGGAGCGTTCGTGGGCCTTCGACAACGCCGCGGCCACTTGGCGAAGGATGTCGAGCACTCGCCCTGGTTCTACCTGGCCATGGCGTCGCATCCACTCGGCCAGATTTTGTCCGGCCACGTACTCCTGGGCGATGAAGTGCGACCCGTTGGCCTGACCCACTTCGTAGACTTGCACGATATTGGCATGCACCAGTGCGGCAGCCGAGCGGGCTTCGTGCTGGAAACGCTCGACGTAGTTCGGCTGGGCTGCGAGTTCCGACGAGAGAACCTTGAGGGCGACCTGCCGGGCAAGCGATTGCTGTTCGGCAAGATAGACCTCGGCCATGGCTCCGCGACCGAGCCGGCGGAGCACGCGATAGTCGTTCAGTTGCCTGCCAGTAAGGTCGGACAAAGAGAGTCGATCCGCAAAATAATTGCCACAGAATCATCTTCGGGCAGCTCCGCCGCGCTTGCCCGAGGCAAGGGGTCGTGCCCCGACACCATGGTAAGTGAGACATCGCTCGAGCGGAATCGCCTCTTCGGCTCCACCAAGCTCCAGAAGCCCAACCCAAGGGATTGTCACCACTTACGCAACGCCGGAGGTCCCGGCGCGATACTTCATTCTATCGCAAACAAGTTGTTCGTGTCAGAATGGGGGAAGATTGTCCAAATTCTTGAACTTTTCATGGAACCATCCGGGCTTCGCATTCGTCCAACCATTTGCCAGCACTGGCTGGAATAAAATGGGTTCTTTTTAACGATTCGCATGGCAATAACAGGGGGATAGGGCGATAATCGATCGTCTCTGGAGAATAACTCTTCTGTTTGCCGCACCTGCCCACACTTTTTTACCCACGGAGGCTCTCTAGTTATGTCGCATCAACACAAAGGTCTGCTCTTTGGAGCAGCTAGCCTGGCAGCCATTGCGTGCCTGGCGCCGTTCGGCCAGGCCGAAGAAGCGGCCAAGGCCGAGCCGGCGAAACCTGCCGTACGCGTGCAGGCGGTGCCTGCGATTCCGCTAATGAAAGCCACGAAGCTAGCCGAACCACGTGGGCTACAGCCGGCCGCGCAGGTTGCTTGCACCGATGGCGAGTGCCCCACCTGTGAAGCGTGCGAGGCAGGAACCTGCACCGACGCGAACTGCCCCGCGAAGCTAGCTGCCCAGACCGTGAGTGTCGAGCTGTCGGCCGCTGGTAGCGATGCCGAACTCGGCACGCCGACCCACCACCAAACCAAGATTCTCAAGGCCAACCAGGAAGGTCTCGAGTCGACCAAGCTCAACTGCTTCTGCATGACCCTCGATGGCCGGGTGCTTGCCGGTTGCGGAACCGACGAGTCGAACGGCGAGATTCGCGTGTTCGACAGCAATGGCGACTACGTCGAGTCGTGGAAGACCCCTGTGATGGTCGAAGCCATCAACGTCCGCGCCAGTGATGGCCAGGTGTTCGTCGCCGGCAATGGTAAGCTGGTGATGCTTGATGATGCAGGTAATGTAAAGCTAGAGAAGCAGTCGCCGCATGCCTCGGTGAGCGAAGAGCAAGCCGCCAAAATGCGCGAAGCGGTCATCGCCCAGCTAACCCAGCGGGTCGAGATGTACAAGCAGCAGGCTAAGATCTACGACCAGCAGATCGACACCTACACCGAAAAGGTGAAAGAGCTGAAAGCCAAGCTTGAAGCCCAGGACGAAGACGCCGAGGATGAGGATGCCGAACGCGTTCGCAAGATGCTCACTCAGCAAATCACTCAGTTCGAGCGGGTGAAGACCAGCTTGGAGAAGACCCGCGAACTGTGGGATCAACGCATCGAGCAACTCGGCGACGCCGAGCCAAGCGATGAGGACATCCAGAACCAGATCAAGTCGCAGATTGCCCGTAAGCTGGCGGTCGCGTCGATTAGTGCGGTCGGCGATAAAGTGTACGTTGCTTGCTCCGAGTCGGTCGGCTACGGCTACTGCGTGTGGGCGATTAGCGACGATTTCGAGTCGGGCGAAGAGCTGGTCGGCGACCTCCGCGGTTGCTGCGGCCAGATGGACGTGCAAGCCAACGCCCAAGGCATCTACGTCGCCGAGAACTCGCGCGATCGCGTAATCTGCTACGGTTTCGATGGCGAAGAAGTCGTGTATTGGGGCCACGCGGCCCGCGATGGCATCCGCGGCTTCGGTAGCTGCTGCAATCCCATGAATGTCGCCTTCGGCCCGCAAGACACGGTTTACACCGCCGAGAGCGGCACCGGTCGCATCAAGCAGTACTCGTCGAAGGGCGAGTTGCTGCAGGTCGTCGGCTCGGCCGATCTGGTACCTGGCTGCAAAAAGGTATCGATTGGGGTTAGCCACGATGGCAATCGCGTGTTTATGCTAGACATTACTCGCGATCACATTGTGATGATGGACCGCATTCCCGCCGACGAGCGGGCAGCCATGGTGGCCCAGGCCGCTGCGGCCGAAAAGGCGGCCAACGAGCCGGAAGAAGACGAGGCCAAGAACACCCAGGCCAGCACCACCGCCATTCAGGTGCTGCGTGCCTTGGTTCCTGCCAACTAGCCGTGAAGCCAAGCCATGCCTTGCTCTCGGCTACCACCGAGAGCAAGGTGTCGGCATCCGGAAGCACCAACGCCCGGTGCAATGCCGCGGAACACGCCAGGCATTGCTTCGGGCGTTCACGCTTTCGGGACCGCATCGTGTTCAACTCCAACCATTAAAGGACCCCAACATGCTCAAGCCGCTTACTCTCCTCGCTTGCCTGACGCTGGGACTCGCTCCCTGGGCCTCGGCAGACGAACCAGAGCAAGAGCCACTCAACATGGTGGTGATGGATCCCCTGGCCGCGCCGCTGTCGTGCCCCTGCGTCGAAGGCTACGCCCAGCGTAAGTACGAGAAGCTGGCCGAGTACCTTACCGAAAAGCTCGGCCGCGAAGTGACCGTGTCGTTCGGCGAGTCGATCTCGCGGGCGATGGAAAAGGGCGACATCGAAACCGCCCACATCATCATTGGCAAAGACTCCGTCGTCCGTGGCGATGCTGCCAAGCTCAAGTTCCGCGTGATGCCAGTCGCCCAGCTCACGGGTAAAGATGGCTCGACCACGCAAACCGGGTTGGTCGTCGTCCGTGGCGGCGACGCGGCGCAGAAGATCGAAGATCTCGAAGGCTACCGCATTCTCTACGGCCCGCAGGAGTGCGACGAGAAGTTCGCCGCGCCGCGCGAGCTACTCGCCCAGGCGGGCATCGACGTGGTCGCCGCCGAGCAGGCCGAAACCAGTGCTGCCTGTAGCGATGGGGCTTGCAAGATCATCGAGTGGGGCGACTCCGAGAAAGCCGCCGCGGTGATCTCGAGCTACGCGGCCCCGTTGCTCGAAGGGTGCGGAACCATCCAGAAGGGCGATCTCCGCGTGGTCGGCGAAACCAAGCCGGTGCCGTTTGTCACCGCGTTTGTGCATCGCAAAGTCGCAAAGGAAGACCGCCGCGCAATCCGCCAGGCGCTCGTCAACTCGCTCGACGATCCCGAACTGATGCTCGCGCTCGAAACCTTGCAGGGCTTCGTGCCGGTGACCAAGGAGTATCGAGAGCTTTACAAAACCAAAGCTGCCGAAGCGAAAGCTGCGAAGTCGCAGGAGTCCACGACCGACTCTGCCTCGACCGACTCAGCAACTTCCACCGACGCAGCCCAAACCGAGCAACCAGCTCCAGCCAGTACCACCCTCGGGTGGACTGGTTGGCGCGGCCCGCACCGCGATGCCCACGTGCGAGCCCTGCCAACCAGCCTCCCCGAGTTGCTGCCGAGTGTCTGGCAAGTGCCGCTCGCCCATGCCGGGCTTGGCGGGGTCGCGGCCACCGACAAGTACGTGGTCATCGGCGATCGCAACCTGCCGAACACCGGCGACGAGTTCCGCTGCTACGATGCCGATACCGGGCTGCTGCTCTGGATGGTCGACTACCCGGCCGAAGGCCACCTCGACTACGACAACACCCCGCGGGCGACCCCGCTCATCGTGGCCGGCAAGCCCGGCACGGTCATGGAGTCGCCGCGCGTCTACCTACTCGGGGCGTTCGGCGACCTCACCTGCGCCGACCTCGCGACCGGGCTCATCTACTGGCAAAAGAACATCCGCCAGGAGTTCGGCGCCGACAACGAATTGGTGTGGGGCACCTGCTCGTCGCCGCTGGTGGTCGACGACAAGCTAATCGTTAATCCCGGCGCGCCCGAAGCGTCGATCGTCGCCCTCGACCTCGCGACCGGCCTGCCGATCTGGCAAACGCCCGGCAACACGTCGGGATACGGCTCGCTGATCACCGCCAAACTGGGGGGCCGCCTGCAAATCGTTGGGCACGATCGCACCTCGCTCGGCGGGTGGGACGTCGCAACCGGCGAGCGACTCTGGACCCTGGTGCCGCCGCGGAAAGGCGACTTCAACGTACCGACTCCGATTGCCATCGACGGGCAGCTGCTCGTCACCACCGAAGGCAACGGCACCCGTCTCTACGCGTTCGACGACGCCGGGCGGATCGTCGCCGAGCCGAAAGCGGTGCAACCGCAGCTCGCCCCCGACATGAGCACCCCGGTGGTGGTCGGCCGCCGGGTGTTTTGCGTCTGCCGGCATCTCTATGAACTCGATCTCGACAACGCCCTGGTCGAAGTCGCCCGACTCGAAGACCGCTCGCTCGACGACTACGCACCCATTCTGGCCGACAGCGAGCGCCTGCTAGTGCTCGCCCACGGCGGCGAACTACTGCTGATCGACATCACCGGCCCCGAGCCAACAATCACCAGCCGCACCTATCTGTTCGATGATCCCCAAACCCGCGAGGCCGAACTCTACAGCCACCCCGCGCTCGTCGGCAACCACCTCTACGTCCGCGGCGAGACGACCCTCGCACGCTTCGATCTTGGTGAATGAGCCAACGATAACCAGTAGATGACCTGCGACAATCCGTTCGGCTGATCCATCATGGGCAAGCAACGATCGCTCTATTTCTATGCAGGAGTAGGGAGTGCCCTCTTTGCTCTCTCTGTTAATCCCCTGCGGCAGACAGCTTTCGGGCAGTCTTCAACAGGCCGGGGATTGTTGGGATCCGCCCCAAGTTTCTTCGGGGTGTTGGCTTTGCTGATGTTATTGCTGGCGGTGATCAAGCCGAAATCAGCTTCGATGGTGTGGGTGACCGCCATCGTCGTCACCGCAGGAACCCTGGCGCACGAAGTGCTGCAAAAATGGAACGAGAACACCTTTGACAATGCCGATCTGATCGCCATTGTGTGTAGCTTCCTGGTGTTCTGTGTGCTCCAATGGTGTTACTCGCCGATGAAAGAGTTGTGAACGGAATTTAGGTGGTTACCTCCCCGCTTGGGTGCTCTATGGAAGTAGTTACGGAGCCGATGAAGAAGACCATCCAACTTACGATTGCTGGTGCCTTGCTGCTCGTTCTCGTTTCGGCAACTTATGTGATTCTCGAATTCGACAAGCTTCCTCTCGAACCACGAGTGCTTCAGCAGTTGCAGGTCGGCATGACTAGGCGCGATGTCGAGCAACTTGTCCCCCCTCCAACCCTCCTGCGCGAAAGTGGCAAAGAGTGGGTTTACATCCGGCGGCTCTCATGGCCCATCATCACGCTGCGGTTCTCAGACGACGACCAACTTGCCGAGGTGGTGGTTGATAGGTAGTCCGTTTTCGCGGGGGTGCTGCATCCCAGGGGAGCGCTTTGGCTCGCGGAACCCTTCGCTGGGCGACGATTCTCTTACAGGGAATGGGGAGGCTGGGAATCGATGTAGTGCATTGTCTTGGGTGCCACTGGCTCTGCCAGTGTTTGCATGCGGGAAGGTTTGTTGTGTCACCTGATGCAGTGAGAGAGGGCTGTATTGCTCCGAACAACACGTTTCCGATAGCCAGGTGCCCCCACGGAGTTTCTTCACTGGCGAAGCCAGTGGCACCCGGAGTGGGGTAGGCTTAGGTAAGCGATTTCGCCCACTCATGCCTTTACCCACCCGCTTGCGGGAGGGTCGGGCTCTCAGGCCCGGGGAGGGCCTGGGGCTTTGACGCTGGTTTTGAGTATGGGGAATCCGTGACTCCTCCCACTTTGGGGGGGGGGGTATGTTCCTAGCAGTTTTACGCTAGCAAAATAAGGCGATTGTCAGGGCGATCGCTGCTGACAGGGGACAATCGCACAACTAGAATAGACTTCCACAGCAAACTCGCCCAAAGCTAGAAGTGCTCTGTGGGCGGAGGTCGATTGGGAACAAACAGGGGACCGGGAAATGTCGCACCGCATATCGTATTTCGTGATGCTTGCTTGTCTGGGATCGGTGTTGGCGATGCCTTCGCTCACACAAGCTGACGATGTCATTGGATTTCCCCCTTTCTTCATTCAAGTAAACCCGGAAGTGCCAACTCCGGAGTCGAATACACTGCTCGAGATTTCGACCTTCACGGTGTTTGTACCTGACTACAAAGAGTTCGAGTCCACGCTAGATATCTCCGACAATGACATCAGCGTGGTGTTTACGGTCATTTCGCCCGATACCATTCCCGATGGTTTGGTCGGCTACATGGCTCTGCACGGAGAGTTCGATCTCGGCAAGCTCTCGCCCGGGAAGTATGAGGTGAAGTCAGAGTTTATCGACGGTGATTACTACAAGGTCGACACCGCAAGCTTTACCGTGGTGCCAGAACCGAGTTCGATTGCCTTGGTCGGCACTGCTGCTCTGCTGCTGGTAGCAGTGCGTCGTTCTTATCGACGCGAATGATGATTCACACGCCAGGGTAACGATTCGGCTCGCGGAGCTCGCCGGCGCGCCACCCTTCGCTGGGCGACCTCGCCCACTCATGCTTTCACCCACCCGCTTGCGGGAGGGTCGGGCTATCAGGCCCAGTCTTTCCGCCCCGGGCGGTGCGACCTGCTCGACGCGGCCTAGATCGCGTGACTCCCAAGCTACCTTAAGGCGGCACGAGGCAATGCGGCGCCGAGCCTTGCCGTTGGCGGCTATCCCAAAGGATTCTGTGCAACCTCTGCCGGACGCATCTCCATATGTTTAACTGACGCAGTGATGAGTACACTGGTGGTAGTAAGCTTGGTTGGGTGTCCCCAATTTCTATTAGTTCTAATCGTTCTCACTCGGGTGAACTTCCAGACGACATATACTACGGTCCATAGCTATGAGTAAACTACACAATAAAGCTGAAAAAGGTGACTTAGATGCTGTTAAAGCATTGATTGAGTCAGGGACTGACATTAACTCGAAGGATAGTAATGATCTTACTGCGTTGCACAATGCAGCTTACGCTGGTCGTGTTGAAGTTGTTGAGTATCTGTGCGAACAGGGAGCGGACGTGAATTTGGGGAACGCAAAAGGTTATAACCCTCTGATGGTAGCCGCAAGACAGGGTAGAGATAAGATAGTCAGCAAATTGCTATCGTGTGGTGCACAAATAGACCACGCAGATGATGAGGGATTCACTGCTTTAATATTGGGGGCTGGGTATAGCATGAATCCTAAAGTAGTTGAGAAGCTGATTAATCATGGAGCAAAATTAGACAAAACCACGAACACAGGAAGCTCAGCTCTGCTCAAGGCTACATGGTTCGGACTGGCTGAAAACGTAAGGTTGCTTGTTAAGGCGGGAGCAAATAAGGATATATCGTTCAATGGCAAATCGCCTTTGGATATAGCTAGAGAAAAAAAGTTTGCAGAAATTGAAGAGCTGCTGGCGCAGTGATGCTCGTAGAGCCCAAAGACTGTATGCCGTGTGGTCCAAACACTCAGCCGGCTGGCTCGGAGGATTACTCTCGCGTCTGGGCAGCACTCTTAGCCATTCATTTTTTTGTGTGCCACTGCTGGCTCCTCGCGGACGGCCTTTCCAGATCGCATGGCAGTAGCAACGGCTAGTTTGTGATCCGCCATGTTACCCAATCACCAGCAGTGGATTGGATTCTTGGTAGGAGGCGAAGCCGAGGGACCGTACAGTAATCGACGACATCGATTCAAAGTCGGCCCCCGAATCAGGCCACAAGGGCCTGGGCTACAGTGCGTGGTGTCAACTCGTCCCATTGCGGCACGACACTCCGTGTCGTAATCCCTGGGGAGAGATTCGCCAATCGACAAACGTTCCCTCAGGCAAAGCTTTGCCAAATTCCAACGACTCGGAGAGTCGTGCTACTTTCTTCCCTGAAAGGGAATCGTCTATCAGCCCAGCGTTGGTTTTCGGTGAGTTCCACGAGCCAAAAATCTACGCTGGGTAACGATGCTAGCCACGGATGAGCACGGATCATCACGGATGGAATAGCCTCTTGGGCTTCGCCCACCGACAACCGGGCGTGGTGCGTTCTGCGAAGTGGCCATGCGTGGTGCGCCCAGCTGTCGGTGCTACCCAAAATATCCGCGGGCTCGGCGACTCTCTGCGTGAGAATTCTTGTGGTGGCTCTATAGGTTCCCGTCGCTAGCCGACGCTTTCGGCTGCCACCGTCGGCTTGCCCGACTGTGTGGGGGGATGCTCTGAAGTGTCGGGCGGGGTCGGCTTGGAAGTCGGTGACATCCGGAGACCTTTACTTCTCGATAAGTGACACATCTCCTCTACTTCCCACCTCCCCGGGCCTGATAGCCCGACCCTCCGCCAGCGGAGGGTGAATTTGGTGCTTGGATTCTCACCAGTTTTCGCTAGGAATTGGCCACCTGTGGTGTTCTAATGGACAGGTGATCGTTGGCTATCGGCTTTCAG containing:
- a CDS encoding ANTAR domain-containing response regulator, with product MEALLTVVLAHADTQVREQLTNILTSFGHKLHAVCETTSELLAACYPKPPQMIVTGIMLKDGHSIDTLLSISEIEPTPAVVVTDRDSLADAEQALKDHVMAYLVEPVTEEDIKPTIFLARQRFRQFEELRAENKDLRQALADRKVVERAKGILMASQNLSEDEAYRSLQKLAQSKRKRLVEVADAILTAAELDAV
- a CDS encoding CsbD family protein, which produces MNWDQVEGKWKQASGAAKEKWGKLTDDDLQQIDGKRDQLVGKVQERYGIAREEADKQVEEFTGTCQTTCCS
- a CDS encoding PRC-barrel domain-containing protein encodes the protein MRILSLTTALITSGAISLTSLSPAMAQDGNAQQRQARRATVSSAKLDETTRGNTVRASHLIGMNIVNREGEDIAQINDLVLDAKTGRINYVAVQYGGFLGMGDKLFAVPYDALHVRHNPNADASNHDAQPVLMLNVTERQLEGAEGFDQDQWPDFSDRDYTGSLQKRYGVGKDRADRNRDRDRDGGVNVDIGRRGINVDVGDE
- a CDS encoding DUF1328 domain-containing protein; this encodes MLGWALTFFLIALVAGVLGFGVVAGTAAWIAKVCFVLFLVLFVVSLVAGRRPTAI
- a CDS encoding serine/threonine-protein kinase, coding for MSDLTGRQLNDYRVLRRLGRGAMAEVYLAEQQSLARQVALKVLSSELAAQPNYVERFQHEARSAAALVHANIVQVYEVGQANGSHFIAQEYVAGQNLAEWMRRHGQVEPGRVLDILRQVAAALSKAHERSIVHRDVKPENIMLSRTGEVKVADFGLARVTTDSANNRTQAGVTMGTPLYMSPEQIEGRPVDSRSDIYSLGVTAYHMLAGEPPFQGETPLSVAVQHVNKQPLPITTHAPATPPALVALVERMMAKKPDDRYTTPLELLHALRSLAKQASDEGWAEGPENWSASDLATLSSSQIEATSELDQLMRGTRALQLPNFERRRIIRLIVVAALAGAALAFLLRRPYVLADSEPDVLNHDSAIQQLFHARMIDTPAGWQAAIDHPDANIAEVNLAKQGLARHYLHEGQYREALEPLEELANAPRNQKNVRTFANVALAIAYSELGNLDEARRHRQLVSTTDVQELPTDQELVELFYSLDL
- a CDS encoding NHL repeat-containing protein, which translates into the protein MSHQHKGLLFGAASLAAIACLAPFGQAEEAAKAEPAKPAVRVQAVPAIPLMKATKLAEPRGLQPAAQVACTDGECPTCEACEAGTCTDANCPAKLAAQTVSVELSAAGSDAELGTPTHHQTKILKANQEGLESTKLNCFCMTLDGRVLAGCGTDESNGEIRVFDSNGDYVESWKTPVMVEAINVRASDGQVFVAGNGKLVMLDDAGNVKLEKQSPHASVSEEQAAKMREAVIAQLTQRVEMYKQQAKIYDQQIDTYTEKVKELKAKLEAQDEDAEDEDAERVRKMLTQQITQFERVKTSLEKTRELWDQRIEQLGDAEPSDEDIQNQIKSQIARKLAVASISAVGDKVYVACSESVGYGYCVWAISDDFESGEELVGDLRGCCGQMDVQANAQGIYVAENSRDRVICYGFDGEEVVYWGHAARDGIRGFGSCCNPMNVAFGPQDTVYTAESGTGRIKQYSSKGELLQVVGSADLVPGCKKVSIGVSHDGNRVFMLDITRDHIVMMDRIPADERAAMVAQAAAAEKAANEPEEDEAKNTQASTTAIQVLRALVPAN
- a CDS encoding PhnD/SsuA/transferrin family substrate-binding protein; translated protein: MLKPLTLLACLTLGLAPWASADEPEQEPLNMVVMDPLAAPLSCPCVEGYAQRKYEKLAEYLTEKLGREVTVSFGESISRAMEKGDIETAHIIIGKDSVVRGDAAKLKFRVMPVAQLTGKDGSTTQTGLVVVRGGDAAQKIEDLEGYRILYGPQECDEKFAAPRELLAQAGIDVVAAEQAETSAACSDGACKIIEWGDSEKAAAVISSYAAPLLEGCGTIQKGDLRVVGETKPVPFVTAFVHRKVAKEDRRAIRQALVNSLDDPELMLALETLQGFVPVTKEYRELYKTKAAEAKAAKSQESTTDSASTDSATSTDAAQTEQPAPASTTLGWTGWRGPHRDAHVRALPTSLPELLPSVWQVPLAHAGLGGVAATDKYVVIGDRNLPNTGDEFRCYDADTGLLLWMVDYPAEGHLDYDNTPRATPLIVAGKPGTVMESPRVYLLGAFGDLTCADLATGLIYWQKNIRQEFGADNELVWGTCSSPLVVDDKLIVNPGAPEASIVALDLATGLPIWQTPGNTSGYGSLITAKLGGRLQIVGHDRTSLGGWDVATGERLWTLVPPRKGDFNVPTPIAIDGQLLVTTEGNGTRLYAFDDAGRIVAEPKAVQPQLAPDMSTPVVVGRRVFCVCRHLYELDLDNALVEVARLEDRSLDDYAPILADSERLLVLAHGGELLLIDITGPEPTITSRTYLFDDPQTREAELYSHPALVGNHLYVRGETTLARFDLGE
- a CDS encoding outer membrane protein assembly factor BamE — encoded protein: MEVVTEPMKKTIQLTIAGALLLVLVSATYVILEFDKLPLEPRVLQQLQVGMTRRDVEQLVPPPTLLRESGKEWVYIRRLSWPIITLRFSDDDQLAEVVVDR